One window of the Cryptomeria japonica chromosome 7, Sugi_1.0, whole genome shotgun sequence genome contains the following:
- the LOC131046519 gene encoding uncharacterized protein LOC131046519 isoform X1 → MALAALSTTFSFLKAMMNMKELVATGQAGDGREKALLDHVVKTAEKGNPMSVLNVMDDYAKNSSWLMNIGDGKGPILDNTLKKYNPRVLLELGTFCGYSAVRIASQLHRDGGKLLSFEMNADNCNIARQIIEHAGLSSEVVVVEGKFNERLELAKQFLEEMNSPHFDFVFIDHWKDRYMPDYLLLKENGMLGNGSGVCADNMGPIMAPADFRKYLKTHPEELETSEFKSSAEYLWWFPDSVTVSTFKLPSQL, encoded by the exons ATGGCTCTCGCAGCTCTGTCCACGACATTTTCCTTCCTGAAAGCAATGATGAACATGAAAGAGCTCGTTGCGACAGGTCAAGCAGGGGACGGCCGAGAGAAAGCTTTGCTCGACCATGTCGTCAAAACAGCTGAAAAGGGCAATCCCATGTCAGTCTTGAATGTAATGGACGACTATGCAAAGAACTCTAGCTGGCTCATGAACATCGGCGACGGCAAGGGACCCATTTTAGATAATACCCTTAAGAAATATAATCCACGGGTACTTCTCGAGCTCGGGACATTCTGTGGGTATTCTGCTGTGAGGATTGCTTCGCAGCTGCATAGGGACGGCGGTAAGCTTCTGAGTTTTGAGATGAACGCAGATAACTGCAACATTGCCAGGCAAATCATAGAGCACGCAG GGCTGTCGTCCGAAGTGGTTGTGGTGGAAGGGAAATTCAACGAGCGTCTTGAGTTAGCCAAGCAATTTCTGGAGGAGATGAACTCCCCTCACTTTGATTTCGTTTTCATCGACCACTGGAAAGACCGCTATATGCCAGACTATCTTCTATTGAAGGAAAATGGGATGTTGGGGAATGGCAGTGGAGTATGTGCAGACAATATGGGGCCCATCATGGCGCCCGCCGACTTCAGGAAATATTTGAAAACGCACCCGGAAGAACTTGAGACGTCTGAATTCAAGAGTAGTGCAGAGTACCTTTGGTGGTTCCCAGACAGCGTCACTGTTTCTACTTTCAAGCTACCTTCTCAATTGTAA
- the LOC131046471 gene encoding uncharacterized protein LOC131046471, protein MAVAALSTTFSFLKAAMNKKELLATGQAGDGREKALLNHVLTTAEKGNPLSVLNVMDAYAKTSSWFMNIGDDKGPILDKALEKYSPGIVLELGTFCGYSAVRIASQLHNEGSKLLTFEMNPDNCNIARRIIEHAGLSSKVVVVEGKFNERLELARKFLKDMNSPHFNFVFIDHWKDRYMPDYLILKENAMLGNGSGVCADNMGAIMGPADFRKYVKTHPEELETSEFKSNAEYLWWFPDSVTVSTFMLPTKLY, encoded by the exons ATGGCTGTCGCAGCTCTGTCCACGACCTTCTCGTTCCTGAAAGCAGCGATGAACAAGAAGGAGCTCCTTGCGACGGGTCAAGCAGGGGACGGGCGAGAGAAAGCTCTGCTCAACCATGTCCTCACAACAGCTGAAAAGGGCAATCCCCTTTCCGTCTTAAATGTAATGGACGCCTATGCAAAGACCTCTAGCTGGTTCATGAACATTGGTGACGACAAGGGGCCCATTTTAGATAAGGCCCTTGAGAAATATAGTCCGGGGATAGTTCTTGAGCTCGGGACATTCTGCGGTTATTCTGCTGTGAGGATTGCTTCGCAGCTTCACAATGAGGGCAGTAAGCTTCTCACATTCGAGATGAACCCAGATAATTGCAACATCGCCAGGCGAATCATAGAGCACGCGG GGCTGTCATCCAAAGTTGTTGTGGTGGAAGGCAAATTCAACGAGCGTCTTGAACTTGCCAGGAAATTTCTAAAGGACATGAATTCCCCTCATTTTAATTTCGTTTTCATTGACCACTGGAAAGACCGCTATATGCCAGACTATCTTATCTTGAAGGAAAATGCTATGCTGGGCAATGGCAGCGGAGTATGTGCAGACAATATGGGGGCTATCATGGGACCCGCCGACTTCAGGAAATATGTGAAAACGCATCCAGAAGAACTTGAGACATCTGAATTCAAAAGCAATGCAGAGTACCTGTGGTGGTTCCCAGACAGCGTCACTGTTTCTACCTTTATGCTACCCACTAAGTTGTATTAA